A genomic window from Sebastes fasciatus isolate fSebFas1 chromosome 7, fSebFas1.pri, whole genome shotgun sequence includes:
- the LOC141770940 gene encoding extracellular calcium-sensing receptor-like, giving the protein MPLLKLVLLVLLIRRGAPVCQLQGRTQPPELTKAGDFVLGGIFTFRTSYRGSVPTFQTLPDPPMCLHINVREFKFAQTMIFSIQEINQNPAILPNHTLGYKIYNSCGMTNIIKSALDLASGQREIIDERNCTKADTAQAVLGHSGSAPTVGFARIIGRFQIPVLSHFATCACLSNRDEFPSFFRTIPSDLHQSRALAKLVKHFGWTWVGAISNKNDYGINGIAAFIQAAEKEGVCIEYYRAFEQTGPLQELSKVVEAVKHSTSKVIVAFMSHREVKVLASELYKQNVTGLQWVGSDAWITDHSLTDSEGHSILVGSLGFVVSRAKIPGLEEHLRRLRPSQFPDSRFVRDFWEDMFDCVLNDTQRKPCSGSESLQNVQSYFTDVSELRFTNNVYKSVYAVAHALHSLVTCEEGRGPFYSGSCADTKHIQPWQVLHYLQNINFTTSQGERVTFDSDGDPPARYELINLQHVTSGIMRVATVGVFDATLPHDHQFIMNDMKIVWGEGSHTVPVSVCSESCPPGKRKVLQKRKPVCCYDCIPCAEGEISNITDSMDCVKCPIDYWPNTRGDTCILKEIEFLSYAEIMGIILTLFCLMGAILTSMIAQVFFQFRETPIVRANNSELSFLLLFSLTLCFLCSLTFIGRPSEWSCMLRHTAFGITFVLCISCVLGKTIVVLMAFKATLPGSNVMKWFGPLQQRLSVLAFTLIQILICILWLTINPPFPFKNVKHYKEKIILECALGSSLGFWAVLGYIGLLAVLCFVLAFLARELPDNFNEAKFITFSMLIFCAVWITFIPAYVSSPGKFTVAVEIFAILASSYGLLFCIFIPKCYVILLRPEQNTKKHIMGKTKDIQC; this is encoded by the exons ATGCCACTGCTGAAGCTGGTCCTCCTGGTTCTTCTGATCAGGAGGGGGGCGCCTGTGTGCCAGCTGCAGGGGAGGACACAACCACCAGAGCTGACCAAGGCTGGAGACTTCGTCTTAGGTGGCATTTTCACCTTTCGCACCAGTTACAGAGGAAGTGTGCCCACCTTCCAAACCTTACCCGATCCCCCAATGTGCCTGCA CATCAATGTCAGAGAATTCAAATTTGCCCAGACCATGATCTTTTCGATTcaggaaataaatcaaaatcCTGCTATTCTTCCCAACCACACACTGGGCTACAAGATATACAATTCCTGTGGAATGACAAACATAATAAAGTCTGCTCTAGATTTAGCCAGCGGACAAAGGGAGATCATAGATGAGAGGAACTGTACAAAGGCTGACACTGCACAGGCTGTACTAGGCCACTCTGGCTCTGCACCCACGGTGGGATTTGCTCGGATTATAGGAAGGTTCCAGATACCAGtg CTCAGCCACTTTGCAACCTGTGCATGTCTCAGCAACAGAGACGAGTTCCCATCCTTCTTCCGAACTATTCCCAGTGACCTCCATCAGAGCAGAGCCCTGGCAAAGCTTGTTAAGCACTTCGGCTGGACCTGGGTGGGGGCAATAAGCAACAAAAACGACTATGGCATCAACGGGATCGCCGCATTTATACAAGCTGCAGAAAAAGAGGGGGTTTGCATAGAGTATTACCGGGCATTTGAGCAAACCGGTCCTCTTCAGGAGCTATCAAAAGTGGTTGAAGCTGTGAAGCACTCAACCTCTAAAGTCATCGTGGCCTTCATGTCCCACAGAGAGGTTAAAGTGCTGGCGAGTGAGTTGTACAAACAGAACGTTACAGGACTGCAGTGGGTTGGCAGCGATGCCTGGATCACGGATCACTCTCTGACTGACAGCGAGGGACACAGCATCCTGGTGGGCTCGCTAGGCTTCGTTGTCAGCCGAGCTAAGATCCCGGGGCTGGAGGAGCACCTGAGGCGGCTCCGCCCTTCACAGTTTCCCGACAGTCGGTTTGTCAGAGATTTCTGGGAAGACATGTTTGACTGCGTTCTGAATGACACACAAAGGAAGCCGTGCAGCGGCTCTGAGAGCCTGCAGAATGTCCAATCATATTTTACAGATGTTTCTGAGCTGAGATTCACTAATAATGTCTACAAGTCAGTTTACGCAGTGGCTCATGCTCTCCACAGCCTGGTCACAtgtgaggaggggagggggcCCTTCTACAGCGGGAGCTGTGCTGACACTAAACACATTCAACCATGGCag GTGCTACATTACTTACAGAACATCAACTTCACAACCAGTCAGGGGGAAAGAGTGACTTTTGACTCCGATGGAGATCCACCAGCAAGATATGAACTCATAAATTTACAACACGTGACCTCAGGGATCATGCGTGTCGCCACAGTTGGGGTTTTTGATGCCACTCTGCCCCATGACCATCAATTTATAATGAACGACATGAAGATAGTGTGGGGAGAAGGAAGTCACACG GTGCCTGTGTCAGTGTGCAGTGAGAGCTGCCCCCCAGGGAAACGCAAAGTCCTTCagaaaagaaaacctgtttGCTGTTATGACTGCATACCGTGTGCAGAAGGAGAAATCAGCAATATAAcag ACTCTATGGATTGCGTGAAATGTCCCATTGATTATTGGCCGAATACCAGAGGAGACACATGCATCTTGAAGGAAATTGAATTTTTGTCGTATGCAGAGATCATGGGGatcattttaacattattttgtcTGATGGGGGCGATTTTGACATCTATGATAGCACAAGTGTTCTTTCAATTCCGGGAAACTCCTATCGTCAGGGCCAACAACTCTGAGCtgagcttcctgctgctcttctccttgactctgtgtttcctgtgctCTCTGACCTTCATCGGCCGGCCCTCTGAGTGGTCCTGCATGCTGCGACACACAGCGTTCGGGATCACCTTCGTCCTCTGCATCTCTTGTGTTTTGGGGAAAACTATAGTGGTGTTAATGGCCTTTAAAGCCACACTTCCAGGTAGTAATGTGATGAAATGGTTCGGGCCTTTACAGCAGAGGCTCAGCGTCCTGGCTTTCACTCTCATACAGATTTTGATTTGCATACTGTGGCTTACAATCAACCCTCCTTTTCCCTTCAAAAATGTGAAACACTATAAAGAGAAGATTATACTGGAGTGTGCCTTGGGATCATCTCTAGGGTTCTGGGCTGTGTTAGGATATATTGGGCTCCTagctgtgttgtgttttgtacTCGCTTTTTTGGCTCGAGAGTTACCTGATAATTTCAATGAAGCTAAATTCATCACCTTCAGCATGCTGATATTCTGTGCAGTCTGGATCACATTTATCCCAGCGTATGTCAGCTCTCCCGGGAAGTTCACTGTGGCTGTGGAGATATTTGCTATTCTGGCCTCCAGTTATGGACTTCTTTTCTGCATTTTTATCCCcaaatgttatgttattttactgAGGCCAGAACAAAATACCAAAAAGCATATAATGGGCAAAACAAAAGATATTCAATGTTAA